One genomic region from Candidatus Tisiphia endosymbiont of Dioctria linearis encodes:
- the pdhA gene encoding pyruvate dehydrogenase (acetyl-transferring) E1 component subunit alpha: MIVPGKYKLNSTQYLESYRKILLLRRFEEKCGQLYGMGLIGGFCHLYIGQEAIITGIKLVKQAGDNTITSYRDHAHIISAGTEAKYVLAELMGKETGCSKGKGGSMHMFDVQNKFYGGHGIVGAQVPIGTGLAFAEKYRNTDNVCFTFLGDGAVNQGQVYEAFNIAALWHLPVIYIIENNQYSMGTSVARSTFMTDLYKKGESCGITGFRVNGMSLESVYDYARQAAEFTRNGDGPIILEMDCYRYRGHSMSDPAKYRTKEEVEIYKEQDPLSQVKDIILANKYASEQQLKEIDKEVKDIIAEAVEFSESSALPDEKELYTNIYVVNE, from the coding sequence ATGATTGTTCCTGGGAAATATAAACTAAACAGTACTCAATATCTCGAGTCTTATAGAAAGATATTGTTGCTTAGAAGATTTGAAGAAAAATGTGGACAATTATACGGTATGGGTCTAATAGGTGGGTTTTGTCACTTATATATTGGACAAGAAGCGATAATTACCGGTATAAAATTAGTAAAACAGGCGGGTGATAATACTATTACCAGTTATAGGGATCATGCTCATATTATTTCAGCCGGGACTGAAGCAAAATATGTGTTAGCAGAGCTAATGGGTAAGGAAACTGGTTGTTCGAAAGGCAAGGGTGGTTCAATGCATATGTTTGATGTACAAAACAAATTTTACGGTGGGCATGGCATTGTAGGAGCCCAGGTGCCGATAGGTACTGGTCTGGCTTTTGCTGAAAAATATCGAAATACTGATAATGTGTGTTTTACCTTTTTAGGAGATGGGGCAGTTAATCAGGGGCAAGTATATGAAGCTTTTAATATAGCGGCATTATGGCATTTACCGGTAATTTATATTATTGAAAATAATCAATATTCTATGGGTACTTCAGTAGCCCGTTCGACCTTTATGACTGACCTTTACAAGAAAGGGGAGTCGTGTGGTATTACCGGATTTAGAGTAAATGGTATGTCGTTAGAGTCAGTTTATGATTATGCTCGGCAAGCTGCAGAATTTACAAGAAATGGTGATGGACCAATAATATTAGAAATGGATTGTTATCGTTACAGAGGACACTCAATGTCTGATCCAGCCAAATATCGTACTAAGGAAGAAGTGGAAATCTATAAAGAACAAGATCCCTTATCACAAGTGAAAGATATAATCTTAGCTAACAAATATGCTAGTGAGCAGCAGTTGAAAGAAATTGACAAAGAGGTCAAAGATATTATTGCAGAAGCAGTTGAGTTTTCAGAAAGCTCAGCCTTACCGGATGAGAAAGAACTATATACTAATATTTATGTTGTGAATGAGTAG
- a CDS encoding pyruvate dehydrogenase complex E1 component subunit beta: protein MLQITVREALRQAMQEEMLRDDSIFILGEEVAKYQGAYKVTQGLLEQFGAKRVIDTAITEHGFAGVAIGAAFSGLRPIVEFMTFNFAMQAMDQIVNSAAKTHYMSGGIIKCPIVFRGPNGAASRVAAQHSQNYTACYSHIPGLKVVAPYSAEDHKGLLMTAIRDDNPVIFLENEILYGHSFEVPEIIEPIPFGQAKKLIEGDDATIVTFSLQVKLALDAANSLQNNGINCEVIDLRTIKPLDIETILQSVKKTNRLVIIEEGWFFAGVGATIASMVMSQAFDYLDAPIEIISAKDVPLPYAVNLEKLALPTIEDVINAVKKVCYVQ from the coding sequence ATGTTACAAATAACAGTACGGGAAGCTTTGCGTCAGGCAATGCAGGAAGAAATGTTGAGAGATGATAGTATCTTTATTCTGGGAGAGGAAGTTGCCAAGTATCAAGGAGCATATAAGGTAACCCAAGGATTGTTAGAGCAATTCGGGGCAAAAAGAGTAATTGATACAGCAATAACAGAACATGGCTTTGCTGGGGTGGCTATTGGTGCAGCTTTTTCGGGGTTGCGTCCAATTGTTGAATTTATGACATTTAATTTTGCTATGCAAGCAATGGATCAAATAGTTAATTCTGCAGCTAAGACTCATTATATGTCTGGTGGAATTATTAAATGTCCAATAGTATTTCGTGGACCAAATGGAGCAGCAAGTCGAGTTGCTGCACAACATAGTCAAAATTATACAGCTTGTTATAGTCATATTCCGGGGTTAAAAGTAGTAGCTCCCTATAGTGCAGAAGATCACAAAGGGTTGTTAATGACGGCTATTCGTGATGATAACCCAGTAATTTTTCTAGAGAATGAAATTCTCTATGGGCATAGTTTTGAAGTTCCAGAAATAATCGAGCCTATTCCTTTTGGGCAAGCTAAGAAACTTATTGAAGGTGATGATGCTACCATAGTAACATTTTCCTTACAAGTTAAGTTGGCTTTAGATGCGGCAAATAGTTTGCAGAATAATGGCATTAACTGTGAGGTGATTGACCTTAGAACGATCAAGCCTTTGGATATAGAAACTATATTACAATCAGTCAAAAAGACTAATCGATTGGTTATTATAGAAGAAGGTTGGTTTTTTGCCGGGGTTGGGGCAACTATAGCTAGCATGGTGATGAGTCAGGCATTTGATTATCTAGATGCTCCTATAGAAATTATCTCGGCTAAGGATGTCCCCTTACCATATGCTGTTAATTTAGAGAAATTAGCCTTACCAACTATTGAAGACGTTATTAATGCTGTGAAGAAAGTGTGTTATGTTCAATGA